GAAACGCGGAAAAACACACCCCTGCCAACGCACCTCCTACCGTGCCCCCTCTCGAGAGGGGAATGAAAAATACACTTGATAATCAATGTATTATAATCATGTCATAGCGAGGTACGAAGCAATCCGAACTATGTGGGACTTACCATGTAGGAGATTGCTTCGTACCTCGCAATGACGGATTTTTTACGTGCCTTTCCCATTTTTTCAGAGGGCCGGCTTACAATTTATTAAACCATCCCTTTTTCCAGAATATGTATATCTGCACAATGGCTATCAAAAACATAAAAACTATGGCATAAACATATCCGTGCCGCCAGTAAAGTTCGGGCATATTGTCGGGGATGATGTGGCCTTTATCGTCCTGACGGGAAAAGTTCATACCGTAAATACCCGCTATAAAAGTTAAGGGAATAAATATTGCCGAAATAATGGTCAGCACCTTCATAATCTCGTTCATGCGGTTGCTCACCATAGATAAGTAAAGGTCGATGATGCTGGAGGTTACCTCTTTGTAGTTTTCAATCAAATCCATCGCCTGGATGCAATGGTCATAGGCATCGCGCAAAAATAGCTTAACTTCGGGTGTTATCAATGGACTGTCTGAGCGGATCATGTCGTTTATCTTATCCCGCTCGGGCCAACTTGCCCGGCGGATGATGATAAGCGTCCGCTTTATTTGCTGCGAATTGAACATGATGCTTTTATCAGCATCGGTGTAAACCTTATCTTCAATGGCATCCAGTTTGTCGCCTATCTGCGCAAGCAAAATAAAATACGTGTCGATAATAGTATCTGTAAGGGCGTAACACATGTATCCGGGCCCTGCCGTGCGGATGGCACCTTTACCTGCCTTTAACCGTGCTTTAACGGCCTCGAAGCACTCCACATAGTCTTCCTCAAAACTGATGATCAGGTTATCTTTTATAATGGCCGAAAACTGGTGGTTAATCAGTTCATCTTCTTTATTAAAATGCACAATCCGGCTGGTGCTAAAAGCATAATTTTCATACTCATCAAATTTGGGGCGTTGATGAACGTTGGCAATATCCTCTAAAACCAACGGGTTTATCTTCAGGTGTTCGCCAATCTGTTCAATCAGCCGGGCATCGCCAAGGCCATTGATTTTTATCCAGTGGGTATGGTTATCGCATTTTTTTAACTGCGCTAATATCACCTTAATGTCCTTACCTTCGGATGTTATTAGCTCATCCTTATTATAGCTAAACATGGCTATGTGCGGCTTAAGAGCGCCCTCGGGCACACGAATCATCCCGGGGCTGTCGCCAACATTTCCTGCATTGCGGCGGGCATTATACTTAACCCTTTTTATCAGATTATTCATCTACAAATAATTTATGGCCTGCGGGCCCTGGTTAAACAGTAAATCGACAATGCTCAAATTTTGCAGGAAGCCTTGCCGGTCTTCAAAAACCTGAAAATACGGTTTTTGTTGTAACTCTGTTTCTTTTTTTGGGTGGATGGACGCACGAAAGTCGGGAACCGAAGGATATTCGGCATGATATTCGGATGTGTACTGCAGCTCCGTTTTAATTTTGAGGAATTTGAACAGCAATTGTAAAAGCTCCTGGTTGTAATCAAATAAATAGGTTACCTGTTTTTGCTTGTCATAAAACCGGGCAAAATCGGCCTCGTAATATTCAAAATACGCCGAGCTACGGTAACACGCACCAAGGCTAAGCCAGTGCAGGCGCTGCCAGTCAAAATCATAGCTTATTTTAACATCTTTAACTTTGGTATGTGTTTTTGAACCTTTTACCACCGGTACCACCAATGTAAGTATACCCTCGGGCGAATAGATATTTGCCCGGTTGCGGTAAGTTTGTTTGGGAAAATGTTCTTCTCTTTCTATCAGTATATCAGGCTTGTACGTGTTTAATTGTACAAAGTATTCAACCGGCGGAAGATAAAACATAGGTAATACAGCACCTTTTTCAATCATATATTTTATGTTTGTGGTCAAAATTGGTTAAAATAATGGTAAAAAAAGGGTTTACAAGGTTAGGGATTTTATTTTTATACCTTACCTCGTTATTGCCCTTTTGGCTTTTATACATCATATCTGATGTTTTGTTCGTTATTATTTACCACATTGTTCATTACCGCAGGGCAGTGGTCCAGCAAAACCTGGCCAACGCTTTCCCCGAAAAAACTGAAAAGGAACGCCACGACATCGAACGAAAATACTATCATTACCTGGCCGATTTGATTGTAGAAACGGTAAAAATGATTACAGTATCTGAAAAACAAATTCAAAAAAGGGTAGTGGCTACCAATGCCCAATTAGTTCACGAATACTTTGCAAAAGGCAAAAGCATCATAGCGGTGGCAGGTCATTATTGCAACTGGGAAATGGCTGCGCTGAACTTTAACTTCGTAACTGATAAAAGGTTCATGATAGTTTATAAGCCCTTGAATAACGAAATTTTTAACGATTTTTTTATCCAGATCCGGTCGCGGTTTGGGGGGCAGCCCATTGCCATGAGACAAACCATGCGTAAAATGGTAGAGTACCGTAAAGAATTAACGGTAAGCGTATTGGTGGGCGACCAAACCCCCGGTGTGAACGAGGTAAACTATTTTACCACCTTTTTAAACCAGCCTACAGCGGTTTTCCTGGGCATCGAAAAGATTTCGAAAACAATTGATGCCGCTGTTGTTTTTTACGATATGAAACGCGTTAAACGCGGTTATTACACTTATACATTGGTTCCGCTGACAGAAAATCCGAAACAGACCGCAGAGCATGAGTTAACCGAAATGCATGTGCAATACCTGGAAGGGATGATCAGGAAGGAGCCTCAATATTGGCTATGGAGTCACCGGAGGTGGAAGTTTAAGCCGGAGGACAAACATAAATGATCAGTGCACCAAAAGTTGCCGTAGTTATTTTAAACTGGAACGGTATTAAATATCTTAAACAATTTCTTCCTTCGGTGATGGCTTCAACCTGGCCCGGGCTTGACGTTGTTTTGGGAGATAACGCCTCCACAGACGATTCGGTGGCGTTTGTGAAAGAAAACTATCCTACGATAAAGATCATTCAAAATAATGAAAATTATGGCTTTACCGGCGGCTATAACCGTGTGCTGGCACAGGTAGATGCTGATTATTATATCCTGCTAAACTCCGATGTTGAGGTGGTACCCGGCTGGATTGAGCCGGTGATAGGCCTGATGGAAAGCGACGAAAAGATAGCCGCGGCAGCGCCCAAGCTATTAGCTTATGCCAATAAAGATACATTTGAACACGCCGGGGCGGCCGGTGGGTTTATTGACGCATACGGTTACCCGTTTTGCCGTGGCCGCATGTTTTATGAAGTTGAAAAAGACCACGGCCAATACCAGCAATCGGGCGAGGTTTTTTGGGCCTCGGGTGCTTCGTTGTTCATCAAAAAGAAATACTGGGACCTGGCAGGCGGTTTTGACGAATATTTTTTTGCCCACATGGAAGAGATTGACCTGTGCTGGCGACTGAAAAATATGGGCTATAAAGTGATGTATTGCGCCGAATCTACCGTTTACCACGTGGGCGGCGGTACGCTCAATACCGAAAACCCTTTTAAAACTTATCTCAATTTCAGGAACAATCTTTTATTGTTAAAAAAGAACCTGCCTTTCCGGAGGGCATTCTGGGTTATCAGTATCCGCTTTTTAATGGATTTGCTTGCCCTTATCCGGTTTATGATGGAAGGTAAACGTAAAGATGCCTGGGCCGTAAGCAGGGCACACCAGGCCTTTGTTTTAGGCTTATTTAAGGCAAAAGGTAAAAGGCAAAAGTCAAAAGGATTATATAATTCACAACTCATAACTCATAACTCAAAAGGCACTTTCCAGGGCAGCATAGTGTGGCAGTTTTTTGTTAAAAAGAAACGGAAATTTACTGATTTACCGCAGCAGGATTTGGTTTAGTGATGATTGGGAGGGAAAAGTCAGGTTATCTCATCAATACTTTGATCAAGTAAATCACCATTAACGGGATATGCCCCGGTTTGCCAAATTTTTTTATCAAATGGCGGCAAGGTTTTTTCTTCCGTAAAATGTTCGCCCAATAAATTAAAACTCATAAACTCATCGCTACCGGGTTGGCGGATGATTTCAAATTCGGTGTTTGGGAAATTATTTTGGCAATCGCCTTCATCCAGGTACTGTCCCCATAAAAACAAGGTTTTCTTTCGGTCTTTATCAGTAACGTCAATATAAAAAGCCGACCCAAAATCATCAAAATCAGCTCTTTTTATCGCTCTTGACGTTTTAACAGTAATAATTTCAACCTGGCCGGTTTTAATGGCGCTTATCTTTTTGGCGTTACTAAGCGGCGTTACAAACTTATTGCAAATAAATACCGCTAAGGCCGAGGCAATAGCTAAAACGAGTAAACAGGCTATAATTTGAGTTGCCGCCGGTTCCGTTCCAAATTTTTTGTAAATAACATGCAGCGCCATAAAAAGAATAAGGTAAACAACAACTGTAGCAGTAACAAAACCCTCCAGGCGCTTATAAAGGCTGGGAAGCTTTTTTAGCTGCTGCTCCTGTTGCTCGGGATTTAGTCCTTTTAGTGTGTATTTGATCATGACTGTTGTTTATCATGTACCTCATGTTATAGACTATTATTATTCAAACGCTTGTTATTTGTTCAGAAAATTCTCTACCCCCAGCCTGTATGAGTCCATACCAAAACCGGCAATAACGCCCTTGCAGCTTGCAGCCAGCATAGAGTGATGCCTGAACTCTTCGCGTTTGTATACATTGGATATATGTACTTCGATAACCGGCGTATTGATAGCCGCGATAGCATCGGCAATGGCGATAGAGGTATGGGTGTAAGCACCCGCGTTTATCACAATGCCATCATAACTAAAGCCAATTTCATGAAGTTTATTTATAATTTCGCCTTCAACATTACTTTGGTAATAGGCTATATCTACGGCCGGGTAACGCGCACGCAGTTGTTCAAGGTAACCTTCAAAGCTGGTATCGCCGTAAATGGATTTTTCGCGAACGCCGAGCAGGTTTAAATTGGGGCCGTTTATAATTTGTATCTTCATTGCTCCAAACTTAAGTATAAATACATTAAATTAAAATCAATTTGGATTGGCGTTCGGCGATAAAAGGTTTCCAGGCTTATTTGAAATTAGAGAAATCGCTGGCCGATAATTCTGTGGAGGCCTATAGCCGGGATATAGAAAAACTATACCAGTTTGCCGAAACGAAGCCATTTAAGCTGAAGCCGGAAACCATTACTTTAACCGATTTACGCGAATTCATTACCTGGGCGGCCGAACTGGGTATGATCCCATCTTCGCAGGCGCGTATCCTATCGGGCATCAAGGCTTTTTACAAATACATGCTGATGGAGGACCTGATAAAAAATGATCCGTCGGAGTTATTGGAATCGCCCAAAATTCGGCGTAAACTACCCGATACACTCAGTTACCAGGATATTAATAAACTGATAGCCGCCATCGATCTATCTAAACCCGAAGGCCCGCGCAACAAAGCGATATTAGAAACCTTATACGGCAGCGGCCTGCGGGTTTCCGAACTAACCGAGCTAAAGCTATCAAACCTGTACCTGGATATTGAATTTATAAAAGTTACCGGGAAGGGTAATAAAGAACGCCTGGTACCCATAGGCGCCGAAGCCATCAAAGCCATTAAAATTTATATCGAAAACTTACGGGTGCACATCCCCATTAAAAAAGGCGAAGACGATATTGTGTTTTTAAACAGGAGAGGGGCACGCCTAAGCCGCCAGATGATCTTTTTGATGATCCAGGACCTGGCGCAAACTATCGGCCTGAAAAAAACAATCAGCCCGCACACCTTCCGCCACTCCTTTGCCACCCACCTGGTTGAAGGCGGC
The genomic region above belongs to Mucilaginibacter sp. KACC 22773 and contains:
- the corA gene encoding magnesium/cobalt transporter CorA, which translates into the protein MNNLIKRVKYNARRNAGNVGDSPGMIRVPEGALKPHIAMFSYNKDELITSEGKDIKVILAQLKKCDNHTHWIKINGLGDARLIEQIGEHLKINPLVLEDIANVHQRPKFDEYENYAFSTSRIVHFNKEDELINHQFSAIIKDNLIISFEEDYVECFEAVKARLKAGKGAIRTAGPGYMCYALTDTIIDTYFILLAQIGDKLDAIEDKVYTDADKSIMFNSQQIKRTLIIIRRASWPERDKINDMIRSDSPLITPEVKLFLRDAYDHCIQAMDLIENYKEVTSSIIDLYLSMVSNRMNEIMKVLTIISAIFIPLTFIAGIYGMNFSRQDDKGHIIPDNMPELYWRHGYVYAIVFMFLIAIVQIYIFWKKGWFNKL
- a CDS encoding WbqC family protein; amino-acid sequence: MTTNIKYMIEKGAVLPMFYLPPVEYFVQLNTYKPDILIEREEHFPKQTYRNRANIYSPEGILTLVVPVVKGSKTHTKVKDVKISYDFDWQRLHWLSLGACYRSSAYFEYYEADFARFYDKQKQVTYLFDYNQELLQLLFKFLKIKTELQYTSEYHAEYPSVPDFRASIHPKKETELQQKPYFQVFEDRQGFLQNLSIVDLLFNQGPQAINYL
- a CDS encoding lysophospholipid acyltransferase family protein — encoded protein: MVKKGFTRLGILFLYLTSLLPFWLLYIISDVLFVIIYHIVHYRRAVVQQNLANAFPEKTEKERHDIERKYYHYLADLIVETVKMITVSEKQIQKRVVATNAQLVHEYFAKGKSIIAVAGHYCNWEMAALNFNFVTDKRFMIVYKPLNNEIFNDFFIQIRSRFGGQPIAMRQTMRKMVEYRKELTVSVLVGDQTPGVNEVNYFTTFLNQPTAVFLGIEKISKTIDAAVVFYDMKRVKRGYYTYTLVPLTENPKQTAEHELTEMHVQYLEGMIRKEPQYWLWSHRRWKFKPEDKHK
- a CDS encoding glycosyltransferase family 2 protein, encoding MISAPKVAVVILNWNGIKYLKQFLPSVMASTWPGLDVVLGDNASTDDSVAFVKENYPTIKIIQNNENYGFTGGYNRVLAQVDADYYILLNSDVEVVPGWIEPVIGLMESDEKIAAAAPKLLAYANKDTFEHAGAAGGFIDAYGYPFCRGRMFYEVEKDHGQYQQSGEVFWASGASLFIKKKYWDLAGGFDEYFFAHMEEIDLCWRLKNMGYKVMYCAESTVYHVGGGTLNTENPFKTYLNFRNNLLLLKKNLPFRRAFWVISIRFLMDLLALIRFMMEGKRKDAWAVSRAHQAFVLGLFKAKGKRQKSKGLYNSQLITHNSKGTFQGSIVWQFFVKKKRKFTDLPQQDLV
- the aroQ gene encoding type II 3-dehydroquinate dehydratase, encoding MKIQIINGPNLNLLGVREKSIYGDTSFEGYLEQLRARYPAVDIAYYQSNVEGEIINKLHEIGFSYDGIVINAGAYTHTSIAIADAIAAINTPVIEVHISNVYKREEFRHHSMLAASCKGVIAGFGMDSYRLGVENFLNK
- the xerD gene encoding site-specific tyrosine recombinase XerD codes for the protein MDWRSAIKGFQAYLKLEKSLADNSVEAYSRDIEKLYQFAETKPFKLKPETITLTDLREFITWAAELGMIPSSQARILSGIKAFYKYMLMEDLIKNDPSELLESPKIRRKLPDTLSYQDINKLIAAIDLSKPEGPRNKAILETLYGSGLRVSELTELKLSNLYLDIEFIKVTGKGNKERLVPIGAEAIKAIKIYIENLRVHIPIKKGEDDIVFLNRRGARLSRQMIFLMIQDLAQTIGLKKTISPHTFRHSFATHLVEGGADLRAVQEMLGHESITTTEIYTHLDREYLKSTISQFHPRS